The genomic region tatacatacagttcaattttagtaattattaaaaatatatatttattcatataatcATATCTGGAGccatatttgaatttaaaaaactgTTCGTGATGATAACCATCAGGAACTTCATTGGTTAATATAAATGGAATCATTACGGGGATGATTTGATTGGACGATAGAATGGTCATGCTTTCACCGCATATACATCAACCAATTAAAAAGGTTCAGCCATAGATACGGATGTAAGAACCAATTCCAACTCACAAGATTAGCCTTCCAATATGCTTAAAGATCTTCTTGACCTAAAAGAACCAAACGACTTAAATTAGTACATTGAATTAGGtatgcaaaagaaaagaaaaatcaaagatcTTGTCTGGGGGTAGAATTATTGAAAAGGGGATTTGATGGAACATTTTATGGGCCCAAAGACGGACGACGGGATATCTCTTACAATATTCTCAAACACCAAAAAGCATCCCTTATTTTATTCTTGCTTTCCTTGGATAAATATAGGCAGGAAATTGACATCATCAAAGTTGATTCGATttctataaattaaattatcttCTCAAAATTGATTcgatttttataaattaaattctctctttttatttgattagaCTTTCGAAAATTTTTTactcttattattttatgagttTGTGAGtattttttatctcttttattCAAACTCTTTCTAAAGGTCTGTAGCTTTATGTTATAAAGAAGAGAAATTCGAATTCATACACTTTAATTAGAGAGATTATGTATTAATCTAGGAGACCAAATACTtagatattatatatttttaaattaaatcaaattaaaaataattattcaataaaacAACATGGGCTATGTAAGTATTAACCTAGGCTCTGCCCAAAAATGGGCTTCAGTTTGTAGGCCTGAGGCAGTCTCCTGGCCTATAGGCAGGTCGATTGCAAACTCTCAACCAATTACATAATAAGATCATTAAGTAACGTACAGTCTAAAACGTCAACGGCAAGGACGGACGAAAACGAGTCACATGGAATGTCAAAATAAAGGTACCATCATTTTGCATAAttccatgaaaaattaaaaaaccaaTGGGCTTGTTGATAAATGATGAACAAGTTACAGTTTACAATACATGGCCAAAATTTCCAAAGAGCAAGAAAAAGGCGAGAAAAATAATTACCCAACGGCATTGAAATATGAAGCATCGATGGGGCTTTCGTCATATTTTACCTGCAGGACGAGAGAGAAGCCATAGAGTTAAAGCACATAGAATTAACACGACCGGGATAAGGTGAACGGCCTTCTCTCCCGTTGACTTGTGATGATGGAAAGCAGTTTCTTTTTTGGTCGTTTCGGTGATGTAGTCATCGTACTTTGGCAAATCATCCGATGCCGCAGCAGCTTTGAGGAGCGGAGATGCCATGGCAGCCTGGGACAAGTTCACAAAGAACTCATCGGAGAGTCCTGCATTGCTTGATGATGCTGACCTGTGCATTCTTGACTGTTGAGAAGATGAAAACAAGAGAACCCGGGAATAGTAAGGTTGAATTCAAGAAGCAAGGATCTTTATATATAGCAAGTGGTGGTTTGTTCAAAACCTTAATTTAAGGAAAGAAACATAAATAGCATTTGCTTCAAGATGTTGTTAAAGAGAAAGTTAAGCGCTTTGGCTTCCGAACTTCAGGAGTTGATAATTGATAGATGTTGCgagtgttttttcttttgagtttTTTCTCAACGGCTCCAGGATTCTGCTTAGCTTAAAAGCAGCTTGAAATGCAATTAAAGGCGCATGCATGTGCCTGTGACAGAGAAACGTTTAATGCAAGAGATTAGTTTATGGCTTTAATTAGCCCTTTTATGGGAAAGTCTATGCATGGAGACTTCGAGCACAAGCTTACCTCGAAAGAATCATAAGACCCTAGTTGAATATTCACATAAACCAGAGGATTTGCTTGGTCAGCACGCACTCGTGAGCAGTAGTCAGTAATCAACGTCCTCAGCATCAGGCTTTGCCAATCTGCTTCTGTTATTGGGTCAGTTACCCAACCCAATGGTGAACATAGTAGTAATTACAGAACAGATATGCAAATGCTACTAGTTGTTGAGTCACTAGCAGCCAATTAAAAACCAAATACGGATATATAGAAATCCCCCATCCAAGAATTGATGAACGCAGGACCTGCCAGCATTGAAGGCATTTCTCTTGGCAATTTAGAAGCCAGAGGCTGCCATGTTTGAAGTCGTCTATAGCCAATAGTATCTACTACCCCCAGTGGTAATATCCTTAGCGCAACCACTTCTTAACGCTATCCCCTGATCTTGGTTCCTAGGTTTAACAAATTTTCAGATAATTTAGGTTTTGGCCTGATTAAGACATCATAACTTGTCCCTCgcacattttcacaaaaaGAATCATGTTCCGCTTTTACAATTAATACTATTCAATTTGAGAAAGTACAATATCACTACTCGGCGGCCGGGGTATTGTGCAGTGAGCTCCCTTCCTTTAGTAAATGTACTGATGATCAGAGCTGGAAGCTTCCTGTTAAATCACCTTAGGCTCTATTTTGGACCTCAAACCATccag from Theobroma cacao cultivar B97-61/B2 chromosome 9, Criollo_cocoa_genome_V2, whole genome shotgun sequence harbors:
- the LOC18588704 gene encoding uncharacterized protein LOC18588704 gives rise to the protein MLRTLITDYCSRVRADQANPLVYVNIQLGSYDSFESRMHRSASSSNAGLSDEFFVNLSQAAMASPLLKAAAASDDLPKYDDYITETTKKETAFHHHKSTGEKAVHLIPVVLILCALTLWLLSRPAGKI